A stretch of the Lolium perenne isolate Kyuss_39 chromosome 3, Kyuss_2.0, whole genome shotgun sequence genome encodes the following:
- the LOC127345105 gene encoding G-type lectin S-receptor-like serine/threonine-protein kinase At2g19130, protein MDPSSRPFHFLRTRLVYYLFSWSWRPPPSGRTLGITMPTSPIPCSVSVLLLLLGFMLLHGAPCRAADVVAVGRPLSGEQRLVSKRGKFALGFFQPDTSSKNWYIGIWYNQIPKHTTVWVANRDVPVSDPASSQLTLASDGNMVLHDGHAKAPVWSTNVTTSGSNSTVGLLLDTGNLVLADASNTSLVLWQSFDHFGDTWLPGGKLGRNKRTGEVTRLFAWRGYDDPAPGAFSLELDPQGATSQYLLSWNGTAPYWTSGNWTGHGFTAVPEMMATDSYQVSLYTFGYVDGADESYFVYDVKDDTMLTRFVVDVTGRVQFLTWVQSAEEWMLFWSEPKAQCDVYAFCGAFAACVENTLPSCRCLRGFSERQPLAWLQGDHAAGCVRDTTLQQCARVQGATPNAKDDDDRFYTMPNVKLPSNAQGVAAAANAQDCELACLGNCSCTAYAYNGSCSLWHEGLMNLQDTSSSGTGGGAIMIRLAASEFTGTGHNKKLIIGVVAAAVVAAVTVMVLVTILILRRRRRATAPRRVKLEGSLMMFTYRDMQSVTKNFSEKLGGGAFGSVFKGSLPDAPATLVAVKKLEGFRQGEKQFRAEVSTIGTIQHVNLIRLLGFCSEGTRRLLVYEHMPNGSLDRHLFGSSSSHGVVLSWETRYQVALGIARGLDYLHEKCRDCIIHCDIKPENILLDDAFAVKVADFGLAKLMGRDFSRVLTTMRGTVGYLAPEWISGTAITAKADVFSYGMLMFEIVSGRRNVEQRQDGTVDFFPSTAVRRLLDGDVKSAVDGRLAGHADMDEVERACKVACWCVQDDEGARPSMGMVVQVLEGLVDVIVPPIPRSLKLLGDPSNNVNFFSGFSTSSSDQC, encoded by the exons ATGGATCCATCCTCCCGGCCATTTCACTTCCTCCGCACTAGACTAGTCTACTACCTCTTCTCTTGGAGTTGGAGGCCACCGCCCTCCGGCCGCACGCTTGGAATTACGATGCCGACGAGCCCTATACCGTGCTCCGTCAGTGTACTGCTCTTGCTCCTCGGCTTTATGCTTCTGCACGGAGCTCCGTGCCGCGCCGCCGATGTCGTCGCAGTCGGCCGGCCGCTGTCCGGCGAGCAGAGGCTGGTGTCCAAGCGCGGCAAGTTCGCCCTCGGCTTCTTCCAGCCAG ACACCTCGTCCAAGAACTGGTACATTGGCATTTGGTACAACCAGATCCCCAAACACACCACGGTGTGGGTCGCCAACCGGGACGTCCCGGTCTCCGACCCGGCGTCCTCGCAGCTCACCCTAGCAAGCGACGGCAACATGGTCCTCCACGACGGCCACGCCAAGGCCCCGGTGTGGTCGACCAACGTCACCACCTCCGGCTCCAACTCCACGGTCGGCCTCCTGCTTGACACGGGCAACCTCGTCCTGGCGGACGCGTCCAACACCTCCCTCGTCCTCTGGCAGAGCTTCGACCACTTCGGCGACACGTGGCTGCCCGGCGGCAAGCTCGGCCGGAACAAGCGCACCGGCGAGGTCACGCGCCTCTTCGCGTGGAGAGGCTACGACGACCCGGCGCCGGGCGCCTTCTCCCTCGAGCTCGACCCGCAAGGCGCCACCAGCCAGTACCTGCTCAGCTGGAACGGCACCGCGCCGTACTGGACCAGCGGCAACTGGACGGGCCACGGCTTCACCGCCGTGCCGGAGATgatggccaccgactcctaccagGTGTCCCTCTACACCTTCGGCTACGTGGACGGCGCCGACGAGAGCTACTTCGTCTACGACGTCAAGGACGACACCATGCTCACACGGTTCGTGGTGGACGTCACGGGGCGTGTGCAGTTCCTGACGTGGGTGCAGTCCGCAGAGGAGTGGATGCTCTTCTGGTCCGAGCCCAAGGCGCAGTGCGACGTCTACGCCTTCTGTGGCGCCTTCGCCGCCTGCGTCGAGAACACGCTGCCATCCTGCCGCTGCCTCCGCGGCTTCAGCGAGCGCCAGCCGCTCGCGTGGCTGCAGGGAGATCACGCCGCCGGCTGCGTCCGGGACACCACGCTTCAGCAGTGCGCGCGCGTCCAGGGCGCCACGCCAAACGCGAAGGACGACGATGACCGGTTCTACACGATGCCCAACGTGAAGCTGCCGAGCAATGCGCAGGGCGTGGCTGCGGCGGCAAATGCTCAGGACTGCGAGCTCGCGTGTCTCGGCAACTGCTCCTGCACCGCGTACGCTTACAACGGCAGTTGCTCGCTGTGGCACGAAGGCCTCATGAACCTCCAGGACACGAGCAGCTCTGGTACCGGAGGCGGCGCCATCATGATCCGGCTGGCTGCATCCGAGTTCACAGGCACTGGGCACAACAAAAAACTGATCATTGGTGTCGTCGCCGCCGCGGTTGTGGCTGCAGTCACCGTCATGGTTCTCGTCACGATATTGATcctgagaagaagaagaagggcgacGGCGCCGAGGAGAGTCAAGCTCGAAGGTTCGCTGATGATGTTCACGTACCGGGACATGCAGTCCGTGACCAAAAACTTCTCGGAGAAGCTCGGCGGCGGGGCCTTTGGGTCGGTGTTCAAAGGGTCCCTCCCGGACGCTCCGGCGACGCTCGTCGCGGTGAAGAAGCTCGAGGGCTTCCGTCAAGGGGAGAAGCAGTTCCGGGCGGAGGTGAGCACCATCGGCACGATCCAGCACGTCAACCTCATCAGGCTGCTAGGGTTCTGCTCCGAGGGGACACGGAGGCTGCTCGTCTACGAGCACATGCCCAACGGTTCCCTGGACAGGCATCTCTTCGGGTCTAGCTCCAGCCATGGCGTCGTCCTGAGCTGGGAGACGAGGTACCAGGTCGCTCTGGGGATCGCGAGGGGACTGGACTATCTGCACGAGAAATGCAGGGACTGTATCATCCACTGCGACATCAAGCCGGAGAACATTCTGCTGGACGACGCGTTTGCAGTGAAGGTGGCCGACTTCGGGCTCGCCAAGCTCATGGGCCGCGACTTCAGCCGTGTGCTGACGACGATGAGGGGCACGGTCGGGTACCTGGCGCCGGAGTGGATTTCCGGCACGGCCATCACGGCTAAGGCGGACGTGTTCAGCTACGGCATGCTGATGTTCGAGATCGTGTCCGGCAGGAGGAACGTGGAGCAGAGGCAGGACGGCACGGTGGACTTCTTCCCGTCCACGGCCGTGAGACGGCTCCTCGACGGCGACGTCAAGAGCGCGGTGGACGGACGGCTCGCGGGCCACGCCGACATGGACGAGGTGGAGCGCGCGTGCAAGGTGGCGTGCTGGTGCGTGCAGGACGACGAGGGCGCCAGGCCTAGCATGGGAATGGTCGTGCAGGTTCTGGAAGGGCTCGTCGATGTCATCGTGCCGCCGATACCGAGATCGCTCAAATTGCTCGGGGATCCGTCCAACAACGTCAACTTCTTTTCAGGGTTCTCGACGTCAAGCTCGGATCAGTGCTGA